The genomic window ACCTACAAACATCTGCCTTGACTTCCCTCAAAGTGTGTTTTACACTCTGTCTATTTTTATCACCATGAGGTGGTCCTAATTAACTTGCCGTACTACGGAGGCTGGTCTCTTTTTATAGTAGCGTACAGAAGCAGTTGATATTTGCTGTTTTGAACATCTGAGTTAGCTGTTGGTCTCAGTTTCAACACCATCATTATGAAACTGTATTTTCTGTGGCCTTTTGACAAAAAATTCCCAATAAAAATTCATAACTGTGGATGGCATCATTGGCACAAGGCTTGGCTCCATTAAGTATCTCATTGAACTCTGGGTCCCATAACACATACCAAGATCTGGACGTTTCCATCCACAAAGTCTTCCAGGGCTTTCATCACCTGTTCCTTATGCTTCGTTTTCTTAAAGTTGGTATTACACGTTCCATCTGCTTTCTAAacagaatgagaagaagaagggtGTAAaattatatgtttttttccccctttcttcaGAAACAAAGTGTTAGCAGTCAAATCATCTGCAAACAATGGTTCTATCTCTGATTATGTGTCCACAAGCTTCATTTACAAGaccattcattttaatatctacCTATTTGCATGTCTATTGAAAGTATACAGGATATTGCATAAATACATTGCTTTGTATTTGATAGCCCATTGAGAAAGACGAACACACCGGTGACACATGCACTTGGAGGGCAGGATTGGATTTCAGTTTGTTAAATTTTAAATTACGCAATAAGACGATGACATTTTTCATTCGAAACAGAAGATCTTAAATATATTCTGATTCTCAAACAAGCAAGACCAGCTCTCTGGTGGTTGCTAGGATTACTGCAAGTCATGCTCTCAATGTGTGTTGCCCACCTTGATGCCCTCGATTCGGAAGCCGAGTGTGGCGGTGGAGCTGAGGGTTTCTCTCCACTGCATGTAGCGTGGTTTCAGCACCGCCTGCTGCGCCCGCTCCTCTGGTGTGGGCGCACTTGGGTCAACTGCCACCATCTTCTCATACATGTCTTTGCGAAGCTTTGGCCGCTCTCGCGCCTTCACTAACTCCTCTTCCAAATAGGTCCTGATGGGGAATTACAGACAGGGATAGTGAAAATGCAAATTATCATGGCAGTTTGACCATGTTGGTCAGAGCCTCTCTGCTGACGGAAGTTTGAGCCAATATTTCCTATTTCCTAAAAAGCATTCAAACCCAACACTTACGTAATCAACAAATTATAAAGCCCATAATTAGTTCAAATGGATTATAATGAGTGGGTGGAagtaaaatgtgttattttgttaaGCAGAGACATGCGACAGAGAGTCTTTCTCAGACAAGGAAAGATTTTACAATATGGATAAACTTTTCCCAATGGTCTTTAGACAATAAATGCACTTATTTAGTTTCTTAATGTTATGGTGAATACTAAACAATAAGCTCACCTGCTGCCCATCTTACAGTCCATGATGGAGGGCGAGTCAAAGTCAGCCAGCAGGTCGTCCATCAGGTTATAGTCCTGATTGTCACGTTGGACGATGCCATAGTAACCAGGTACGAAGGGCCGGAGGGAATCATGCATCAGCTTCTGCAGACAGAGCTGCTCACACTCGCAGTACTTCTTCAAAAGCTTTCCATTCTCCCCCGCCTGGAAACtacctatacatacacacatacaaggcAAAGAGGAAGGACAGGTTTTTTACttaaattacaacaacaacgaaaTATTAACCAGAATGTAATGCAGCAATGATCTATTTTTATCTCCGTTCAGATAAAAGGCTAACTGGTGGCCACAGTACAATTccatggaaacaaaaacagagggaaaaactgGAGATTACAGAAAGATAAACAGGGATCAAAGAGTGGAGGGGggcaaagagaatgagagagttaGTTTATGAGGGGTTGAAACAGATACCACAAAAATGGACTTGAAACTTTAGATAGGTGATAACATTCAATAAGGAAGTAGGAACCTAATTCCCACTTACATATAGCTATTTAACAGactaccacagagagagagagagagagagagagagagagagagagagagagatgacaaaactgaaacataatCTGACCTGCATGTCCAGCAAGCTGCACCCATGGATAACGCTTCTTAAAGGACACCACAAATGGTGAGTAATGCACCATGGATTTCAGCTTTTTCCACGACTtggtctgtacacacacacacacacacacagagaggaagagagagagagagatgataaatatttgataaaaacaatattcatacacacacacggaagcATGAACCTGCTGTAACACAAAAATTTGGTGTAGATATTACTTCAGATGCAATTTCTTTGTCACGTCTGCCCCATTTACTGTGCGACATCAGTAAGGTGGAAAATTGTCTCTTGGAAGGACGTAGATTGGTCTACTAATGTGAAGTCCATCACTTCTAATTCTctgataaaatatttatcagaTAGGCCAAGTCACTGTACACAACACATAGGCAGTCTTCTTTCCCAGGCCCTGGAAAAGTCAAGAGCACGCACACAGGGAAAGACTTTATCtgccacacacaagcacagcgCGAGGTCACATCGAAGGGCGTGACGCACACAGTAAGCAGTGGTATTGATTATAAGCAAATCATTGATTAAGAACAGTGAACGAGTGTGGGAAATGACGTGAGGTAAAGATACTGATATACTGaggaaagtctgtgtgtgtacgcattCTTGTGTGTCCAGGTTCATGCCCCCAGCAAGAGACCTTCAGGTAAACATCATGTTCTTATGCCTGGATTGAAACGCACTAGCATTTGCCACAGATTAAGaccgaaaaaaaaccaaaaaaaaaaaacagaagtgagtGTGCAACAAGTCAAATCTCTTAATCAGCTTAATCTCTATGCTCcactgttcagacagacagctacCTCcaactgtctttctctctcattgacACACTGACTGGGTGTTCTTTACTGCATTTGTCAATTATACGGTCAGATGCATttctataatacacatacacactcataatCGCAGACTTTCCAACTGTCCATCCTTACAGCAGGAAggcactccatctctctctcactctccaacacacacaaattcagtgAAGAGTCAAACTAatcaacaaacatacacactgttgGCTGCCCCACAGCAATTTGCAATCCACTCCGCACACCCCAACACCTTGCACAATGTAGCTCTGCCCTGAACGCACAGACATGCACGAAACCATGCGAAACACACCCACGTAATCCACCTATACAGGTTCACTCCACCATCTCCCACACATCTGAAGTTTTCCTTGCGTCCTCCTTACTATAATGCTTGGTTtacttacacacttacacacacacacacacacacacacacacacacacggcagtaGATGCAAAGCTGATCTGttggctctgagagagagacagtttgcaCAAGGACAAAACGGAAACGCTCAGAGAGGTTTCCAGTAGTGTGGCAAACTGCTTAACGCCTAATGCAATttagacatttaaaaacaaggaTCTTGAGCTGGGCTCTGATCCTGCACATTATTACAGATAAATAGCAGactacaaataaaaacaagctaGAGATATGAACAGCACATTTCCTCACTTCTCTAAATtgttaaaacagaaagaagagactaAAGGGTATCTACTGGTTTAAGGTTAATTATGTTTGCTTATGTTGAAATCTGTCAGTGTGCATTTGTATCTGTTGTGAGAGAAccagagagcaacagagatGAATACAGAAAGGTGGAGAgatcacacacctccaacacacGTTCTTTTCTCAGTTCTTCATTACCATCTTTCTCCTAATGTTTCCTCTCTAGTCACCTTTCAGTCCTTCCATCCTCTCTCTAGGCCCCTGACTGGCAGACTTCTCTCAGCACTTAGCTGTAAAtctgagaccccccccccccccccccccccccccccaccaactgACACCC from Chanos chanos chromosome 2, fChaCha1.1, whole genome shotgun sequence includes these protein-coding regions:
- the itpkcb gene encoding inositol-trisphosphate 3-kinase Cb isoform X2; the protein is MTVSSVCTEARALSRCVCDWLRAHSLSLSVWSCVSICVLLHYCSVCQTKSWKKLKSMVHYSPFVVSFKKRYPWVQLAGHAGSFQAGENGKLLKKYCECEQLCLQKLMHDSLRPFVPGYYGIVQRDNQDYNLMDDLLADFDSPSIMDCKMGSRTYLEEELVKARERPKLRKDMYEKMVAVDPSAPTPEERAQQAVLKPRYMQWRETLSSTATLGFRIEGIKKADGTCNTNFKKTKHKEQVMKALEDFVDGNVQILKSYLQKLQELRGVLEHSEFFRSHEVVGSSLLFVHDCTGRARVWMIDFGKTVPVQPPLTLDHRTPWVEGNREDGYLWGLDNLILIFSSMLPATAP